In Sphingobacterium sp. R2, the genomic stretch TACATTTGAGAAACTCTGTAGGAGCATCAATGGCAGCAAGATCCATATGAATTGTTTCGCTTTCATGTTTAGTTAATTCGCCAAATATAAAAATGATCGTTGGAATAAGCAACAAGCAAGAAAAATAAATCTTCTAGCGCATATGCTCATCGTAATTTTTACATCTGTATCACAGTAAGTTAAAAAAGGATGTAACAAATTACAATGATTATGAAACACAACTGTATTTTAATTTTAAAATGTTATCACGACATTTAAATCCAACAAAGGGCAAGCATTCCGACCTATGTCGAACGAAATTCCCTAAACCAATTATAAATACTATTTATATTATGAAAAATCCAAATCAAGGAATGAGTATTGCTGTGCGCCAATTTCATCCATCAGTCCAATTTTTAACAACCACTGAACATCTACTGCGACGTGCCAAGCCAAAAATTTCTTTCCTATTCTTTAGGCGTAACAATTGATTTAAAAACTAGAAATAAATCAATAGTCTTTTTCAAAAGAGAAAAATTGGAACAATAAACTAACCTCTTTAAATTATGAAAATTCATTTATTAATAATTCTGTATTTGTTCACCTGTCTAGAAGCTTTCAGTCAGAGTACACAGATAACAGGCTCAGTGAAAAATTTGTCCGGTGAGCCGTTGATTGGCGTTACGGTGAGAATAGAGAATTCCAGTACCGTAACCAAAACAAACAATGATGGCTTCTATACCATAAAGGCTCCAAAAAATGCAAACCTTAACTTTTCGAGCGTAGGTTATCAATCCATTACAGTCGCTATTTCAAATCGTAGAACGATTGACGTTATCCTGCAAGAAGACACCAAGAAAATTGACGAAGTTATTGTAAACGTTGGGTATGGTACAATGAAGAAAAGTGACCTTACAGGTGCTGTGTCGTCAATTTCGGCAGAGAGTATACAACAATCTGTACCCACTACAATAGATCAAGTATTTCAGGGGCGTATAGCGGGGTTACAAATGTCATCCAACTCTGGCCTTCCTGGAGGCGGAAGCTCTGTTCAGATTCGGGGAATTAACTCAATCAACAGTACCAATGAGCCTATTTACGTTGTAGATGGAGTTATTATGAGTGGACAGACTGGTAATAACGACGTGAATGCACTGGCAGGGATCAATCCGAATGACATTGAAAGTATCGAGGTGCTTAAAGATGCATCTGCTTCCGCAATTTATGGTGCTCAGGGTGCAAATGGTGTCATTATAATCACGATGAAAAAGGGTAAAAATGCGCGCCCTATCATCAGTTTCAATGCAAAATATGGTCTTGAAGAGCTCCCAAAAAAGATAGAAATGATGAATCTCAGGGAGTATGCCGTACACCACAACGCGTTTTCCAATGTGCTTGGTTATGGCTTTCGGACTGATTTTGCGCACCCTGAGTATTTAGGTGAAGGAACAAATTGGCAAGATGAGCTCTATCGGGTGGGAAAACTACAAACGTATGATGTTGCTGTAAGAGGTGGCACCAAGATCTCCAATTATGCAGTATCTGCAGGTTATCTTGATCAAGATGGTATCATATATGGGGCAGGCTTCAAAAGATTTACTTTCCGACTAAACCAAGAGACCGAATTGCGCCCCTGGCTAAAGATGGGTGCTGTACTGAATGCAAATTATACTAAACAGGCTACTGCTGTTTCAGCATGGAGTGTTGTAGGAAGCTCCTTGCTCCAAACACCATCTATACCTGTACGCAACGCCGATGGTACATTTGGTGGCCCCTCGTCGGAGTATGATGCCAATAATCTAGGCTTTGCAAACCCATTGGCGATTGCGCAGCTCAACCAACGTAATCGGACCCAATTCGGAGGAAGAGGTAATTTCTACCTGGAATTTAAACCGACGACATGGATGAATTTTAGATCCGAACTCACCGGGGAAGGTAATACAAATAATTATCAGCAGTTTTTGCCGGCTTATACATTCGGGGCTTCGATTAAATCAAACGCTGAAACGAGACATGAAAAGTCCTTCAATACGTTCTGGTCGCTGAAAAACCTTCTAAATTTTAACAAGGATTTTGGCACAAAACATAAGACAACATTTATGCTCGGAAATGAAGTCATTGCCACACGTTATGAATTTTTAATGGGTGAGCGGCAATACGGTTCAAGTGAACTGCCAGGTTTAGACGCTGGCGACGCGGAATATGATTCGAATGCCGGAAACTCAAACGAAACCAAAAGGGTTTCTTTCCTTGCAAGAGGTACATATAATTATGATGATAGATATCTTTTTACCGCAACATTTCGCCGTGATGGATCGCATAACTTTGCTAGAGGCCATAGATGGGGAAATTTTCCTTCAGCAGCGCTGGCGTGGCGGGTATCCCAGGAGCGGTTCTTCGCTCCTCTGAAAAATACAATCGATGACCTCAAATTTAGAGTGAGC encodes the following:
- a CDS encoding SusC/RagA family TonB-linked outer membrane protein — translated: MKIHLLIILYLFTCLEAFSQSTQITGSVKNLSGEPLIGVTVRIENSSTVTKTNNDGFYTIKAPKNANLNFSSVGYQSITVAISNRRTIDVILQEDTKKIDEVIVNVGYGTMKKSDLTGAVSSISAESIQQSVPTTIDQVFQGRIAGLQMSSNSGLPGGGSSVQIRGINSINSTNEPIYVVDGVIMSGQTGNNDVNALAGINPNDIESIEVLKDASASAIYGAQGANGVIIITMKKGKNARPIISFNAKYGLEELPKKIEMMNLREYAVHHNAFSNVLGYGFRTDFAHPEYLGEGTNWQDELYRVGKLQTYDVAVRGGTKISNYAVSAGYLDQDGIIYGAGFKRFTFRLNQETELRPWLKMGAVLNANYTKQATAVSAWSVVGSSLLQTPSIPVRNADGTFGGPSSEYDANNLGFANPLAIAQLNQRNRTQFGGRGNFYLEFKPTTWMNFRSELTGEGNTNNYQQFLPAYTFGASIKSNAETRHEKSFNTFWSLKNLLNFNKDFGTKHKTTFMLGNEVIATRYEFLMGERQYGSSELPGLDAGDAEYDSNAGNSNETKRVSFLARGTYNYDDRYLFTATFRRDGSHNFARGHRWGNFPSAALAWRVSQERFFAPLKNTIDDLKFRVSYGAVGNANVDAFAYQAILANALTNNWGIGYSTSNIPNEFITWETTKSWNIGLDLSFLKRRIELVFDAYNKITDDLLLRLSLPSFTGTRGNTPGSAAPPYYNIGAIQNKGIEFSLNTHNVKKPDFNWRSGLVFTLNRNKVTRMNTSTATIQQIDYSNGTNIITQTMQGRPISQFYGYKQSGRINSAADYLKDNGNGTSTVITATFKNRIGDIVNNEGLATSTYVGDILYADLNQDGIINDADMALIGSPLPKFTFGLNNTFNYKNFDFTLFLNGSFGHKIFNILRTSLDNPRTYSNVRKGVANYAQIGYYDGNAENTNVWNAYVLPGSDPELGRISVRDAQNSIFSDRFVEDGTFLRVQNIALGYRFPTKFLSKYNINTIRVYSNLQNVFIFTKYKGYTPEVGSSSGQSMLRYGVDGGFVPSPRTYTLGLDITF